The DNA sequence CCATGTGcatgtactgtgtgtgactgtgagagcGAAGTGTTGCATCTCGCTCAATAttctagcctattcattgatggtAGGCCCTGCTTTACTGAAGTTGCGAGACATTGCAAGCTCAGAAATTGTGAGACAGCATTCCATTGCGAGAGACCGCTTTTAATTGCCGATAGATAGGCCaagtgcacggttctgactgtctgtctgttgtctgaccTGCCTATATTATGCCCTTCACTCCGTCCCTCACTAGCACGCTATGAAAGATGCAAGTGTTTGTATTTTCAGAAGTACGGCAACTAATCAGCCTCCTCCATTCCAAAAATACTGAATCTTAGGAGTGGATTCGTAGCTGAATCGACCCTTGACACTCAGAAATGAGAGTCGACGTGGAAGGAGTCAAGGAATAAGTTATTTTGGAGTCGACTATCCACTACGTCATCACTTTAACAGTTTGTAAAAAGGCAAGCAACAGCAGTGAAGTCCAGTATGGCAACACTTTGAGAAGGAAATGCTAAGTTTGCATGGTGGAATTGAGGTACACTTATATATTCTTTTGTGTTAATGCCCCCCATTAATTTTTTTGCAGTTGAAATATTAAGAGACATTGTCCATTTGTCACATCCATATAACCCGGAACAGGACACCGTGTCCTCATTGCTGGTGTTTTTTTCTCAACCTTAAAGGGATAATCCACCCTAAACCACTAATTCCTATGATTATCAGTCTTGAATAACaatattttttgtgaacaaatgtttcattttgtctTTGTAAGGTTGGTAGCAATGTGAAAATTGTTGTGGAAATCTGCGGCGCAAGTCAActacaaaacccacaatgcaataCTCTCTCTGGgctggctaggtagctagctaacatagctacacgcaataataccaaagtcaatatcagcatgtgaagtagctTGCTGTAAAATTGCCTAAAACGgcactatcaatttaggagtctcTCACAGAGTTCGCCTCTCCCCAGAGCGAGTACAGAGTACATTGCTATAGCAATAACGGCCTTTTCCCACATTTCCAACAGCCACACAGGGCGCATTGCAATATAGTACTTGAAGGAGAAACTGACTTGAATAAATTTGGTTCACTGTTTAGATTGAGCACATCTAAGCGAAAAACAGTATATACTTTATGACTATTTAAATAGATGCATGTGTTCTAGACAAGTATTCCCATACCATCTATTGGCTGATTTGGTGATCTGGAGTGCAGGTAGGCCTAATTGTTTTAAAAGCGTTGTGAAATGTCATAGTGTGTTATCCCATATCTCCAGTGACGAGAACCATGTAGCTATGACGCGTTCCTACACGATTTCCTGGTTTCAGACGGACCACTTAGAAGTTAAATCACTGGGGGGAATTGTTATTTTACCCACTGAAAGAACATAGGCTTTCACCAAATTGAAAGGAGTTTCATGATTCTTATTTCTGGGGGTGGATTATCCCATTAATGCTGTCAATTATCTGTGAGGTGTAACTAGGTTGTAACTACGTAACGTGTCCTAAGTGTTGTATGTCTAACAAAACCTATTGTATAATTTTGCcagtttatttagattttccagCTGAGTTAATTTGAGGAAGTGTTTGTACAAGCCACTGTACTGAGGCAGAGTGGCACTCCATATCTAACTAACGTTCAGTATCTCTCAGTGCAGATGCAGAATTCGCAGGGAAATAAATTGGCAGGCTTGCTCAACACGTCATTTTTGCAGTGGGACTTTGAGATTTTGCAATCTGAAGCATTATGATGGTTATGTTAAATCTTCGATTGCTTTAATCTCAAAAGTAGCCTAATTCTCCAGGAATTCTGTCTTAACTCCCCCCACCGGGGACTGTAACAAGTAGGATGTCGGGGATTGCAATTTGGCATAGGGGATTGCGTTATGCATGTTGGATAGTATGGACATGAAAATGTGCATGCAGGCAGCAAGATGCATGTAGTCTACTTTTTAGGTACACTTGTACACTACTTTTGTTTTAAGCCACCTTTTCTAaggctctatgtctctctgtgtgtctcggtctgtctgtctctgtttgtgcgTGTGTTCTTTTGATCTTCTGTCTGCCCAGGATGACTATGTGGAGGCGTTGGGCAGACTCCACCTCACCGTGTCGCGGGCCTACAGGGTCAACCCTGAGATTAACTTTGAGGTGTTCATCCACAAAGTGGACGGCCTCTCCGACGACCACAAGATCGAGACCCAGAGGGACATCCACCAGAGAGCCAACGACGACCTGGCAGACGCCAGCCTAGAGAAGCTTCACCTCAGGTAGGTCCACCACACTCACCCTTTTAAAgggttagtttaaaaaaaaaaaattgaaccaTCCCTTTTACAGTATGCCAAGGTAAATGCATTGAAAACCTACAGAAAGAGCAGCTCTGCTAAATTAATTAGCCTTCTCAGCTTATTGCCTTGCTATTGTTGGTTAGTATTCTATTGTTGGCCGAATTCTCATTTTCTACTGTTCAAACCAGCAATGACCTGATGGGAGTTCAGTTGATGTGCATTTGACTAAAATGCTAGCAGTTTTAGCATTGGTCAGCCAATATGTTTTTTCACAGCAAGCTAGTCGTCTGTGCTGCCAAGTCATTTCTTGTAACCTATGTCACTTTATTTTATAGGTTTTGGAATCTGACTAAATCAGATCGCACTTGCGATTCCACTGATATTGATACAGTGAAAATAGCTTCAGGTAGTTTCATGTTAGTGTCAGCCTAGCTGTCATAACACGACTCTCTCTATTTGCACAAAGAAGGTTGGCCAGTTTATTTAGGCTTGTAAGAGTGGGTTCTCAGAAATGACTTGCCTTACACAGCACATGGATGAAAATATTTGCCGCGATGTTGGTGCGAAACAAAATCCCTTGTTTTGGTCCAACATTTGACTGAGTTCGGGCAATAACATATGTATGACAAGCACACTTGTCAGTGTGTGGGCCTGGAACATAGGGTTTGCTTGTATACTTCCAGCGCATGGTTGTCATGCTCCACCCCGGCCTCTTAACGAACAAACACCACAGCAAGTGTTCATGGTGCAAACTGTCTATGTTAAAGGATCAGAAGGATTCCATGTACCCTATATATCATGTACCATTATGTTCATACTGCCTTCAGTGTTTGCTATTTTCTCTTTTGAAGTTGAAACTTTATCCTCAGATTTGAACTCTGCCTATACATGGTTGTTTTTCTGATGGGGATATCGCCGCATGCCCCGATGATCATTTCCCAGATACAGGCCTTTATACATTTAATGATACTGAGCCTAGCAAGTCGTTTTATGAACAGACAAACTGGTTCAAACGTGCTCCCGCAGATTTTCAGTACTTGGTTTTTCAATCGGCTGTGTGCTTTTCCATTCTTGTGATGTAGACCTACTTTATGAAAGGTGAAATTGCTGTTGGTGCACGCCAGACAGTTGGATCAATGGTGGATTTATAGTGAAGCTGGGAGGAGGGATGTCATGTTGAGTtgtgatgtgttctgttctctGCACTGCAAAGACATCGCTGTGCGAAGTCTGTAGTCACATCCGCTGGCCTCTTCTCTAGGACCTTTGGTTCTGTTGGTTAGAACTGCAGTCCTTAAAGTTTCCCAATGTTCTATTTGGAACAATGAAGTTACTATCACTACAATTATTTATAGAATTCCTTAAAATGTTACGCTACCTTAATGCTTTTTAATACATTGCTGATATTTTCGTTTCGGCAGTTAGACTGTCCCAAAATGTAGCATCATGGTCATTATTAAGTGATCGCTTatctttgtttgtttttaaagCTGAGAAATGCTTTCAGTTTAATGTTCCCTACTGTTTTGTGACATGATCCAGTCTCACTTTGTGTTTTTACCTGAACTACAGAGCACGAGGAACTAAGTCATCAAATTAGTCCTAACCTGTGCAAACCTATAGCTAACTTCCCTTTCTTTTATATATCTTTCAGTTTCTATTTGACAAGTATCTATGATCACTCAATATTCGAGGCCTTCAGTAAAGTGGTCCAGAAGCTTATCCCACAGCTGCCAACACTGGAAAACCTTCTAAACATCTTTATATCTGTAAGTACCAAATTCCCTCTTGACTTACTTCTTGCTGTTGGATTTGAAGTCATTTTTTTGCATTTCTTTCATTCATGTGACCTGGGTCggattcattagtgcacaccataacaaaacattttgcaacagaaaacggAAACTAATGTTTGTCATTGGACACGTTCAGCAAGTCCCTCcctgctagttggctgtaccaaaactttttttctccttctttttttcagcacttttatttctatGGCTGATCAAAACTTGTTTCCTCATGGCTCCCTCTCGTCCCTCTGCAGCAATATGTGTGGAACATCGAGTCGCAATAAAATCCCAGTATCGAaccgcaatacatatagaatcgtgagaattgcaatacatattgtatcggcaccaaagtattgtgataatattgtataatgagtagggctgttgcggtgaccgtattaccgccacaccggcagtcatgagtcctgaccacagtcaaattccacgtgaccgttgagTCACGGTAATCTGCTCTTACGCACTGTGGACATgcgttggtagtacccaactcgctaactaccatcaggtcctaatggcctggtactcagggctccatTTTTCCCCTCTaactaaccactctgacatcaatgcaaataccattgaaaatcacatcaaacacttttCATCAAAACGGTATCAggctcacctcactgtgattgatcaatttgaagaaagacgTCCAACAACCAGTTGAAACTGAGTGGGGAAACACGGTCGTTGTGGATGTCGTTTCAAAGCCTCAACACCACGAAgtggacagcgctttctaagctgatgattcattcaaaacaccCGTACTATATGTCACCCCGaggaaaacaaacagaaataaaataatgattgccattatacaatacatagcctaccgcATATTACGCATGGCAGAAAAACATGGAGGGGTGGGGAACGAttttaagatgtctttggtacataattggtctagcctatactcTAGTAATGACCTTTTTGAGTGTGGAACTGTATTAtgatgcatactggatggactggttaccttatgcaGCGCTCCAAACATTCTATCCGTGAGTCTGGGAAGAGAAGGTGTAGGTCTAGGCCACGCtgttggtttgtttgattgtgcAGGGCGGCTTACAGAGTTGGCCTACAATTCATAGTGCATTTGTATAGCCTAGCGATAgggaattgttttatattttccaAGTCAATAAGGCTGACGCATCACCATTTTCAGCGACAGAATATCTCACCGCTGTCcgtttccatctctcctctcagtcGGTTTCCCAAATgtaagcactgggtagctgcagtaacaaggttggagagcccatggcatacagaggcTGCATGCttctcaaacagtggttgatgcatGGTGTGAAATAACCAGACTTGCCTACCCGGCATAATTGAAAAACTAACTGGTGGGAAATTGGCCTCCATTCGGCTATTCAAGTGCAtcccctgttcctgcccatttgataatgggaCATCACGCAGCCTATATATCTTTTTGATTTCTAAGGTTTGTATACATTCACCACTAAAGTTGCAAAACAACTCTGAATCTAAAGTAACTCTGaattgcatgacaataaccgtctgacaaaatttcatgacgGCCACAGCTCTTACCATGGGGTCCCTGGAAATTCCCAGCCCTGCCTTTGCAGAAATGGTCTCTGGTGTGTGACTCGCAGTGTGTCGTCATCATCGTCAGCCCTGATGACTCTTTCATGCAATGCTTTTATGGTTGTTGTATAATACCAACCTTCCAGACCCCAAAGTCTCTTCAATCCCGATCAAAATACATGTACGCTAAAAGCCACCGCAGTTTTGCATTGGtaaataaatgtcccttttttaACTTAGGAGTTCAATAATTCACTTGGAAACCCTTGAAACCGTTGCTGTTGACATGACCTGAAAGATGGCCCTGAGAGATTTCTGCCACGCTAGCTTTTAGGAGTACCAAAAATGGCCACTGATGCCGTTTCTCtgcccctcctccttccccatctcccttcctcccctatacccctcatcctctcatctcccttcctcccctatACCCCTcatcctcatctcatctccctttttcctctcctTCCGTCCTCAGAACTCGGGCATAGAGAAGGCCTTTCTGTTTGACGTGGTCAGCAAGATCTACATCGCCACAGACAGCAGTCCGGTGGACATGCAGTCTTATGAGCTGTGCTGCGACATGATCGACGTGGTTATAGATGTCTCCTGCATCTATGGGTTAGTCCCCTTTTTTAACTGAATtcctgtcagagctgtgtgttttGCAGTAATTTTTTTGACAACACTTTACTAAAAGCTGACTTGTTACAAGCATGTATGAAGCATTTAATGTCTTATTTATAAAGTCCGATATGTTAGGCCTCTGTATCCTCTGTATCCAGTGTAAGTTCCTTACACTGACTGTTCTATATTGTGTGTGTTGTTCCAGTCTGAAGGAGAACGGCAGTGGTAGTGCCTACGACAAGGAGTCCATGGCCATCATCAAGCTGAACAACACCACAGTCCTCTACCTGAAAGAGGTCACCAAGTTCCTGGCGTTGGTCTGCATCCTCCGGGAGGAGAGCTTTGAGCGCAAAGGCAAGCCATCCACCCCAGCACTTCCTCGTTACTGCATTAAGCTGTCTCTCAATAGCTGCTTACCCATTATCGTTCAATCCAGTGTGACTTCACTCCCACAAGCGCAAAATGCAGACAGATGTCAGTGGAAGAGTGGCACCGTCTTATTTAAGGAAGTAGTCATGTCTGGAGTCAATTGAATTTCAAGCTTCTCAGGCGAGAGCACGCATTTGATCTGGTTGAGTTATTTTCTGCCATTGTTTTTGTAAATGTTGTTCACACTGGGCGTTATTGGTTTATCTTGATAGGGTGATACTTTATTCATGTTTTCTTCTTTGTTTCAACAATGCATGACTTATGGAGTAATCGGCTGAGTGATATTCAAAGTCTCTTAAGGTCACGGAATTGAAAATGGATTCATACCTTTCTCTTATTGACACGTATCTCTCCCCAGGCTTGATAGACTACAACTTCCACTGTTTCCGGAAGGCCATCCACGAGGTGTTTGAGGTGGGCGTTTCCACACCGTGGACAGGCTCCCAGGCGGCCGGCACGCCCTGCACCAAGGCTGTGACACTCAACGGCATGCCCCGGAGCACTGtctaaacacagacagacacaccgacgGAGAGATGATAGGAAAGGACAGAAAGATCTCAAATAAATAGCTGGGGAGTGATCGTGCGGAGAAGACTAATGGATTGGGGGTTTCAGTAAACCAATCATAACTCTCCACCCAGATCCTAAAAATCACAGGAAGAGGACTAGAGCTAAAAATCACAGGAAGAGGACTAGAGCTAAAAAATTAAATGAGTCAGGGCTGAACCCGAAGCTCCGAGGGGAAGGAGGACTGCGAGCTGACAAAGCTAGGATGGAAGGGAAACTAAATGCAGAGATGCCAGGAACATTCATACATTTCGTGGGAATGCAAGGCATTGTTGTCTGCTGTTCGGCACGAAAACGGCTAAATGAAAGTCCAACTGGACTGGTATACACAAGCAAAAGCGTATTTGGCATTTGGGAACTTTCAGTGAGATAGGCCTCACGTGCTGCAAGTCCCAAGAGCCCTGAGGAAGCTTGGTAATATCGTTGTCTGTTTTAGCTGCTGGTTCATCCATGTGAAGAAGTActtaaaaaaatctaataaaaaaaatgaaacattGATGTAACCCTCGATAAGGACAAGAAACTGCAAAGGCTGTGTGGGGATCAGTATAGTTGTGTAATCCTGTGCAGACTTATGGGTCGAAGTCTCTAAGAAATGCTTGGTGTTTATCCAAAATGCACATAAGTATGCCACTTTCTCAAGGCCTTACTTagattgagcttgcctgttgcAAACTTTCTCTCACTACTCACTTGCCTGTGTGCTGCCCAAGACTTTGCTTCTGGTTTCACTCATTCTGAAGAAACCAGGGTTCCTCAGAGTGCAAAAGGGATTGTAGTGTCTACATTTTTCTGCTTCTGttctgcgcgtgtgtgtgtctgggaaagAGGATAGTTGGCGTTTTATGGATTCAAGACTGCCCCATCATGTTGATTTGCCAGTGTCGGCCCTATGCTCCAAGTTGCTGAAGTGTCATACTGTATAATGATATGCCATGTTGGAAAActgagcaaaaaaaataaaccTGTTACCAGTGGTTTGATCAGTGATGCTTATAGATTCTGAAACAACATTCTAGATTCTATCTACAATTTGTTGCAGTTGGATATTGGATTCATTAGAATCTTGCACAGACAAAATATTCCAAATATAGTCTTCTGGAAATACCTCATTGCACTGGC is a window from the Oncorhynchus tshawytscha isolate Ot180627B linkage group LG03, Otsh_v2.0, whole genome shotgun sequence genome containing:
- the LOC112245040 gene encoding ras-related GTP-binding protein C produces the protein MSIQYEVEPLADSYGVADSFPKDFGYGEEEADIEDSPTPSDSKPRILLMGLRRSGKSSIQKVVFHKMSPNETLFLESTNKIYKDDISSSSFVNFQIWDFPGQVDFFDPTFDYEMIFRGTGALIFVIDAQDDYVEALGRLHLTVSRAYRVNPEINFEVFIHKVDGLSDDHKIETQRDIHQRANDDLADASLEKLHLSFYLTSIYDHSIFEAFSKVVQKLIPQLPTLENLLNIFISNSGIEKAFLFDVVSKIYIATDSSPVDMQSYELCCDMIDVVIDVSCIYGLKENGSGSAYDKESMAIIKLNNTTVLYLKEVTKFLALVCILREESFERKGLIDYNFHCFRKAIHEVFEVGVSTPWTGSQAAGTPCTKAVTLNGMPRSTV